The Streptomyces sp. ICC1 DNA window GGAGTCGGGTCCTGCGTGCGTATCGTGGTCGGCCGGTACGTCGCGAAGACGCCCGCTATGGCCTCCACGACCTGATCCCTGGTGTACGAGAACGAGGGCTTGACCGGAGTCCCGGAGGCGAGCTGGGCGCCCAGGGCGGGGACCCTGCCGTCCCACAGTCCGCGCAGGCTGTCCGGATTGTCGCCGGAGATGCTGCGGGCCTCGCGCAGCTGCATCCAGACCAGGTTGACCTCGGGCCTGGCGACGAGGACGTCCACCTCGGCCCGGCCCCCGCCGGCGGTGGGTATGGACTTGCGCTGCCAGGCGCTGGTCCGGTTCCCGGTGGCCATCTGGGCATAGGCGGCGCGGATGCCGTTCTGCCGGGCTTCGGCGTAGGCGGCGTGGTCGGCGGGCCCGGCGGGATCCTGCAGGTGCGGGCTGTGGGCCTCGTTGCGGCCGTCGGCCTCGCCGGAGGTGAGGTAGACGGTGGAGACCTCGACGCCCGTCGATATGGAGCGGCTCAGGTCCGGGTTCATGAAGAAGAGGTCGTCGTCGGGGTGCGCGACGACTTGGAGGACCGTGCCCTCGGTCACACTCGACGGGAGCGCCGCCTCGGGGGCCGCCGGCTCCTGCGCGCTCCCGTGTCCGTAGGCCCAGGTGGTCACCCCGGCGCCGGCGACGGCGAGCGTGGTGAGCAGGGCCGCGAGGCGGGTGCGGCTGGCCAGGGACATCGAGAACGCCTTGAGGATCGGTCCGGTGCGGAATTCCGCCGAGGGGGGTGGGTCGGTGCCCCGATGGCCCCACCGCTTCCGGAGGCGACCGGGCCCGATTATGCCTCGGGTGCTTGCGGCTGACACACCCTCAAGAGGCATATGAAGGCATACAATCCGATCACTCCCATTCATCGGATACATCCCATTTGTCATCATTGGGGATGTGGGTGGGTGCGTTCTGCCGACCGCGGGAGCGTGCCGGGCACCGCTTCTTCCGGGCGCTGCGCCGACGGGGCGGGACGCCGACCGAGACGGGGGTCACACCCGGCTCAACGGCCACCGGCCACCGGCCACGGGCCGGGGGCCGTCGCCGGTGTGCGGCGGCGGCCCCCGGTGGGGTGCGAAGGGTGGATCAGCCGGTGAAGCCGGTCGTGATGGAGGTGAACTGCCAGTCGCTCTGGGCGATGCCGGAGCAGGTCTCCTGCAGGCCGCCGCCGGGGCAGCCGCGGTCGCGGTTCACCGACCAGAAGGCGAGGCGCGCGATGTGGTGGGAGTTGGCCCAGTTGCGGATGTCGGTCCAGTTCTGGACGGTCGTGGTCTCCTGGGTGTCGCTGATGCCGTTCATGCCCGAGATGCCGATGTGGGCGTAGGCGGTCGCGTCGTCCCATCCGTAGGTGGACTTGAGCTTGGCCTTCAGGCCCTCGGTCGCGCTGACGGTGCTGGCGTACATGTCGGTCGAGGCGTTGCCGAAGTCGAACGGCATGATGGTGAAGACGTCGATGCCGGTGTTGAGCGCCTTCGACTGCTCTATCAGTCGGTTGCCCCAGCTGGTCGGGCCGGTGGTGCTGGTGCCGAAGGTCAGGATGGTCTTCAGGCCGGGGTTGTTCTGCTTGACGATCTTGAGTGCCCCCAGGATGCGGTCCTGGACCACGGCGTTCTCGAACTCGTCCGTGTTCTCGATGTCCACGTCGATGGCCTTGAGGCCGTAGGCGCTGATGACCTGCTGGTAGGCGCCGGCCAGGGCCTCGGCGCTGGAGCAGTTGGGGCCGAGCTTGTTGCCCTGCCAGCCGCCGATGGAGGGCACGATGTCACCGCCCGCCGCGCGGATCGAGGCGATGGTGCTCTGGTCCACACCGCCGGTCAGCGGGCGCTGGCCGTCCCAGGACGGGTTGCACCCGCCGGAGGAGAGGATGAAGGCCATGGTGAACCACTTGGCGCCGGTCGCGTTCATCACGCTCGTCGCGCTCGGTGGGTTGCCCCAGCCCAGGTAGAGGTACGGTGCGGCCTGCTTGAAGCCGGTCGGCGGTGTGGTCCCGTTGTCGGTGGTGACGTTGACCGGGTTGGAGGCGGGCGAGCTGTTCCCGGCGAGGTCGCGGGCGCGGACCGTGAACCCGTAGGCCGTGTTGGGGGTCAGGCCGCTCACGGTGACGCTGGTGGTGGTCGAGGTGGCGACCTTGTTGCCGCCCTGGAAGACGTCGTAGCCGGTGACGCCGACGTTGTCCGTGGACGCCGTCCAGGCCAGGGACGCGGTGGTGGAGGTCTTGCCGGTGGAGGCGAGGCTTCCGGGCGTGGTGGGCGCCTGCGTGTCGACGGTGCCGCCGGGTCCGTCCAGGGTGATGTCGTCGGCGTGGTAAGTGCCCTGCCCGTACCAGCCGTTGAGGTAGACCTCGGCGCTGGTCTGGGAGGCGCCGGTGGTGAAGCTGACGGTCAGCTTGGTGTAGGCGGCGGCCGAGGGGGTCCAGGTGGAGGCCCCGCCGGTGACCCCGAGGTAGACGTAGCTGCCGCGGACCCAGGCGGAGAGGGTGTAGGTGGTGTTGGGCTGCACGGCGACCGTCTGCGTGCACTTGGCGTTGTCGGAGGCGCTCGCCGCTCCGGCGAGCGCCTTGCTCCCGCCGTGCACGGGGGATCCGACCACGGAGCCCAGGCCTCCGGAACAGGACCAGCCGGCCGTGCTGCCGGTCTCGAAGTCGCCGTTGCCGAGCAGGTTGGCGCCGAACGCCGCACCGGGAGAGGTCAACACCGCGGCCGCGCCGAGCAGGGTGGCGCCGAGGCCGCAGGCCAGACGGGTTCGGATTCTGGTGCTGGTGCTGGTACGCAAGGAAGTGCCTCCAGTGGGAATGGGGGGACGGCGCGAAGCGCGAAGCGCGGGGCGTACGGCCGCTGGACGTGGGGGAGTCGGCGGCGGGAGGGAGCCCGCCGAAGGGTCGTACGCCGGGTGGGGCAGGGGAGTTGGCTTCGTGGCGACTGCGTGACGGCTTCGTGGCCGGGAACCTAATCCTCCGGAAGGGCCGCCGTCAACAGGTCTGGACCAACTGGAAGTTGGTTACCCCAATCGGAAAGTTTCCTAACCGTGAGGGTTGACAAGGGGGCCGCGTTTTCGCGAGCCTGGCCCGACAGAGTGGCCACACCCGCCCCTAGTGGAGCCCCCGCCGCGGGGCATTTCGGCCCGCCGTGGGGCAGCCGGCCCACGGCGGATCGACAGGCCCACGGCGTGCCGACAGGCCACGGCGGATCGGTGCTCCTCAGCCGATGAGCGCCTCGGTGATCTGCCGCGTGGTCTGCGCGGCGACGCGCGGGTCGGTGGCCGCGGCGTGGACGTACGCGTTCAGTCCGGTGGCCAGGGCCCAGCCGCGGCCCCGGGTCCAGGTGGCGCCGTCCACGCCGAGCGCGGTACGGAAGGCGGCCCGGCTCCGGGCGGACATCAGGGTGAAGGCGATGGTCAGGTCGCGGGCCGGGTTGCCGATGCCGAGGCCGCCGAAGTCGATGACCGCGCTGAGGCGGCCGTCGACGGTCAGCAGGTTGCCGGTGTGGAGGTCGCCGTGGAACCAGACCGGAGCCCGGTCCCAGCCGGGGGCTCCCAGCGCCGCGTCCCACAGCCCGGTCATGGCCGCGGCGTCGAACGCGTCGCCGACCCGCGCGATGGCGGCGCGCGTCGCACGGTCCCGGTCGGCGAGCGGCTCGGCGGTGAGGTCGTCGCGGACGCCCCCGGCCGGGACGGCCACGGGTGTGAACCGCTGAAGGGCGGTCAGGAACCTCGCCAGCTCGACGGCGGCCTCCGACGAGTCGGCCAGTGCCTCGACGGTCGCGACCTCCCCGTCCAGCCAGCGGGAGACCGACCAGGGCCACGGATAGCCGAGGCCGGGCCGGCCCACCGCCACCGGTACCGGGATGGCCAGCGGCAGGTGCGGGGCGAGCCGGGGCAGCCACTCGGACTCCTTCTCGGCGTGCCCGATGACCCCGGAGCCGCGGGGCAGCCGGACCGACAGCTCCTCGCCCAGCCGATGGATCACATGGTCCGCGCCGGCCGGGTCGAGGAGTCTGAGGGGCAGCCCGGCCCACTGCGGGAACTGCGCGTCGACCAGGCGTCGGACCAGTGCGGCGTCGATCACCGGGCGGGTGTGCGAGGCCGTCTCGGTCTCCAAGGACAACTCCTGCCGTCGGCCCGCTCCGTGGCGGCGGGCGGCCGGAGCCATCACAGTGCGCCGCGCGCCCGCCTGTCGAGCGGTTTTCCGGTCGGGGACGATTGCCGGGATCGCTGCCGGGGCGGCCGCGCCGTCACGAGGCGATCATGCGCGCGCTGACCTTCTCTGGACATACGCGCCGTGCGAGGGTTGCCTGGCCCCGGACCGCTCGCGAATCCCCCAAAGAAACTCTGCAAAAATACTTTTGGAAAAGCCTCGGGCAGTTCTACGATCCCGTCATGGTCAGCGAAGAGCGCAAGCGCGTACTCGATCCCGAACAGGACGCGGCAGCCCTGAAGGCACTCACCCACCCGCTGCGCATCCGGCTGCTCGGGATGCTGCGCCAGGACGGCCCGGCCACAGCCAGTGAACTCGCGGTCAGGACCGCGGAGTCGTCCGCCTCCACCAGCTATCACCTGCGGGTTCTGGCGAAGTACGCGTTCGTCGCGGAGGCCGGGAACCGCGACGGCAGGGAGCGCCGCTGGCAGGCGGTGCACTCCCTGACCTCCTGGAGCAACAAGGCCATGGAGGGCTCGCCGGACAGCCTGGCCTGGGTCAGCCTGTCGCGCAGGGCCCAGGTCGAGCACCTGGAGCGCTCCCTCGCCCGGCACGAGGCCGACATCGCCGACGGCCGGCTCGCCCGGGAATGGGTCGAGCCGTCCGGAATGAGCGACCTGATGCCCCGTCTGACCCCGGAGTCCCTCACCGAACTGTGGGAAGCGCTCGACCGGAAGCTGGCGGAGCTGACCGCCCGCGATGCTGCGGATCCGCGCGCCACGCAGGTCATGCTCCTCACCGCCGGGCTGCCCCTGGCCCCGCACGACCCCGGCGCGGAGCCGCAACCCGCCGCCGCAGCGGGGTCGGGCCCGGCGGCGGGCCCCGCGACAGGCCCTGCGGGCACGGACCTCACGGGCACGGACCTCGCAGGCACGGACCTCACGGGCACGGAAGCCGAGGACGCGTCGTGACCGGGCCGCTGCTGGACATATCCTCCGCACGCCGCCGCTACGTCACCGTCTGCGTCCTGTTCTGGCTGCCGCTGGGACTGACCATCGCCCCCCTGATCCTGCTGTTCACCGAGCGCGGCATGGCCATGACCGCCATCGCGGGCTTCTTCGCCGCGCACTCCCTCACCGCCGCCGCGCTCGAACTCCCCACCGGAGGGCTGTCCGACGTCCTGGGCCGCCGCTCCGTCCTGGCCGCCGCCGGCGTCCTGAACCTGACCGCCCTCACCCTCGTGGGCCTGGGCACCACCGCCTGGACGCTCGGAGCCGGCATGGCCCTCATGGGAGCGGGCCGCGCCCTGTCCAGCGGACCGGCCGAAGCCTGGTACGTCGACACCGTCCACGCGCACTCGGGCCCCGACACCGAACTGCGCACCGGACTCGCCCGCGGCTCCTCCGCGACGTCCGCCGCCCTCGCAGCGGGCACGCTACTCGGTGGCGTCCTTCCCTGGCTGCTCGGACTCGGCCCCGAGCTCGGCGATCGACTGAGCGAAGCGAGCTCGGGACTGGTCCTGCCCCTCTCCACCCCGCCGCTCCTGGGCGCGGCCGTCGAGATCGCCTTCGTCCTGTACGTCCTGACCGCGCTGCGGGAGCCGCCCCGACCGGCGGCCACCCTGCGCGGGGTGCTCCGCGGCATCCCGACAACCGTCCTGGAGGGGCTGCGCCTCGGCGGCCGCGACGCGCTGGTCCGCCGGATCCTCCTCAGCGCGGGGGCCGCCGGCAGCGCCCTCGCCGCGATCGAACTGCTGACGCCGGGCCGGGCCGCGGCCCTCACCGGCGGATCGGGATCGGGCGCGGTGCTCTTCGCCGCGCTCGCGTGCGCCGGATTCGTCTGCTCCGCCGTGGGCAGCCACCTCGCGCCGCTGACCGCCCGGCTCGCGGGAAGCGGCGAGCGCGCCGTCCTGGTGAGCCTCGGCACCAGCGCGACGGGGCTGCTCCTGCTCGGCGCCACCGCGGCGGCCTCCGGAGCGGCCTCCATGGTCCTCGCCGTCACCGGCTACGGCATGGTCTACCTCGGCCTCGGCTCGGCGGGACCGAGCGAGAACGACATCCTGCACCGCCGCGTCCCCAGCGCGGGCCGGGCCACCGCGCTGTCCGTCCAGTCGCTCACCCTGCAACTGACGGCGGCCCTCACCGGCCTGGTCATCGGCTCCCTTCCGGCAGGGCCGCTGCCCTGGCTGCTGGGAGGCGCCGTGCTGCTGGCCGGAGCCCTCCTGTGGATCCGGCGCGGCGGGCCCGTACCCCCCGCTCTGCCGACACTGCCCCAGCCGCGGCCCCACTCCCTTCGGAGCCGGCCGGCAGAGGCCCTTCAGTCGCCGGAGAACCCCCAGAAGTAGATCTCCTCGGGCCGGCCACCGGCATCGTGCAGGACCGCGCACCTGCCGAACCAGCTTCGAGCGGCAAGCGGTTCCAGCGCGTTTATGTGTGCCCGGGTGGGGCGGTCGGTCCTGGCCAGCCGGCGAGCCTCGAGGGGCTGGACGGGCTGCACGGTGCAGTAGTCGGGTTCCTCACCCGGCCGCAGCATCCTGTGCATGTCCAGGATCGAGTGCGTCCCTTCCTCCTGGACCCGCTCGTCCTCCCACAACTCGGCGAGCGTCGACGGCCGCCCCCTGGGCTTGCCGCCGTCGTCTTCGGCGTCGGGATCCCAGTAGTAGTCACCCGTCTCGAAGACCCTCCGCCGCAGCGCGTCCAACGCCGCCCCGAGATCCTCCTGGTAAGGAACGTAGTACTCCCACCCCGACGCACCCACGACAACCGCCCCCGTATCCGGTTCCAAGCCTCTGACCGAAGCTAACAGCGGCCACTGACAAGCCCGGGCGATCAGGCGCGGCACCGGGTGGAGCGTCAGACCTGCCGCCGCAGCCACGAGTCGAGAGCCTTGCTCAGGTCGATTGGATGGCGATGGTCCGGCCATCTGGGTCCGTGAGTAGGTGGTGGCCGGGTGCCAGCGGGGGTTTCGCGGAGGTACCGGGAATGGTGAGGCCCAGGCGAAGGACGCTGGTCTCGCGGCCGGGGCGTGCCGGGTAGATCTCGAAGACCGTGCCGTCCGCGAAGACGGCCGCGTAGTGGCGGGGGCCCTGGCCGTGCTGCTCGGTTGCGAAGCGCAGGCCGAGGTCGCTGTAGAAGTCTCGGCATGCTTCAAGCTGGGGCGAGTACAGGACCAGCAGGGTCGCACGGATGCTGCTCGGTTCACTCATGGGGCTCCTGGCGGGCACGGTGAAGCGGACTCTGACGCAACGCGGCAAGGGCCGGACAGGGCGCACAGGTCACCCTGGTCGTGCTGCGGCTGAGGCTGGGGCTGGGGCTCCGCAGGCTGCGGGCCGGCGAGTTCCCGACCAGATCCGCGCGCCGGCCCGCAAGGTCACAGCGGTTCATCGGCAGGCGCGAAGCCTTCCCCACGTCGTCATAGTCCCCGCCACAGGCGCGTGAGGCGGCCGATGTAGGGGCGGGGCTGATAGGGGTCGAAGTCGGGTGTGGCGTCCAGCCGGCGCAGCAGGTGGAACTGGTGGGGTGCGCGCTGGAGGTCGCGGATGGGGGCCCATTCGTCGGCGACGGGCCACTGATTCAGCTGGGTTTGGATACCGGGGTGCCATTGCTCCCAGGTCTTGGCACTGACCCAGCCCAGCTGGCGCAGTTCCAGCTCGTCCTCACAAAGCCGCAAGTACAGTCGTACGGCTCTGAGTTCCTCGCCGACGCATTCCGTGCCGTCCTCCTCGGCGACGAGAGCCGATACGGGGAAGCGGTCGAGGACTTGCCAGTAGCGTGCGATGTAGGCGTCTTCGATGGTTTTGACGCGGGCTTTGGCGGCGCCGATTGAGCCGGTGATCAGTGCGCTGAGGCCGACGACTCCGGTGCCGAAGGCGACCCAGAATTCTGCTTTCACGTTGTGGTGTCCTCAGGTAATAGGGGTCGGGCAGTGCGCCGCCCGAAGGAGCAGCGCCGGGTGCGGGTGTTGGCGCCGTCGTAGCCGGGGAGTCGACATTGTGCGGCACCCACGACAACCGCCCCCCCCGTACCCGGTTCTGCCCCTGCGACCCAAGCCAACAGTGGCCACTGACAAGCCCGGGCGATCAGGCGCGGCACCGGGTGGAGCGTCAGACCTGCCGCCGCAGCCACGAGTCGAGAGCCGCGAAGTCGCCCTCGGTCAGACCGCGGCGGGGATCGACGCGATGGAGCAGGGCGGCGACCCAGGTCCGATCGGTGTCGGTGATCTCGTCGTCGACCCACGCGAACGCGCGCCCGGCCGCCCGATCGACGAGTGCGCGGGTCTTCCAGTGCAGGCCGCTTGCCTCGTCCTGGTCATCGAGGGCGGACGGCTCCGGCCAGACCATCACCGGCAGTTGCGGCAGACCCAGGCGAGGGGCCACGCGCTCGTTCGCGTCGTCCATCCACGTCGTCGCCCAGACGACCTCGCACGGGAGCGCCGCCAGCCGGGGCCCGTGCCCGGGGTCCATCCGGGTCAGCAGCGGATTCACGCCGGCGCCGAGCGGTTCGCCGTCCACCGCGTACGTCGGATACCGCTTCGGCGGCCCTCCGAACGGGATCAGCGGGCCATCGACATCGAGGAACAGCAGCGGAAGCCGCGCGGAGCCGGTCATGAGCGCACGATAGCGACAGATCCCGACGAGCCGCAGCCGGGCCCCGGGGGCGCCCCGAAGCGGCCCACGCAGTGCCACACCCGCTTGAGCGCCTGCTCGTCGTGGCGCCCGGAGCGGACCGCGTCCCCGACGACGCGCGGATCGAGCCGCCCGTCCCGGGCGATCGCCACGCCGAGGTCGACGTACTCCTGCCCGCGGTAGCCGGGATGGCGCCGGAGCTCGGCGACGGCGAGGCTGAACCCCGGATGCCATTCGACCGGGCAGCGAAGGCGCCGCGCCGAGGCTTCCACGGCCGTACCGCGGTAGCAGGGGTCGAGGACCAGGGCCTCCACATCGCGGTCGAGCCGGACCGGCCCGTGCACGTGAGCCTCGACGTAGTCGTCGAGCGCGTCCTGACCGTCGGACTCGGCGAGTCCGATCAACGCCATGCGGGCCGCGACACCGAAGGCGGACGGCTCCAGGAAGCTGTCCGGATAGCAGAACGTGGTCCGCTCCAGCGTCTCGGCGGCCAGCCGGAAGTGGGCGGACCCGAACCGCGGTGCCCCGCCGACCACCTTGCGGCGGAAGTTCAGCGCTCCGTAGACCGGCCGGGCAGCCGCGGGCTCCCCGTCGTACGCCGCGCCGAAGATCCGGCTCTCCCAGCGCCAGCGGTCCCCGCCGGGGTGGGCGGTCAAGCCCCCGTTGCTCGTGCCCGTGACGAACTGCGAGTGGTACGTGCCGTCTTCGGCCAAGGCCTCGAGGATCGGCCTGCCGCCCGCCAAACGGTCCGGGTGGAAGTTGAGGGTCACCCGCAGCCTCGGATCCAAGGGGCCGCCGGACGACCGCTCCGCCACGTGGCGCAGGGCCTGTTCGTGAGGCGCGGGCAAGGCTCGGGAGTTCATCGGCCCAGTGTCGCCGAGTCAGGCGGCGGCGTTCGGGCCCTGAGTGGCCTTGACGTGCTGCATCGCGGTCAGCTTGCGCACGAAGAGCACGGCCAGCCCCGCGGCCACGACGGTGGTCAGGTCCGCCACCGTGCCGAAGGAGAAGACGTCGCGGAACTCCTCGGGCGTCCCGGCCGCCGCGTACCGCCGCGCGAAGTTCCAGCCGAGGATGACGCTGGCGACGAAGGTCAGCCACCAGGCGACCACCGCGGTGCCCGAGGTCTCCCGGTAGGAGCCGTCGCTCGCGTACTGGGTGCTGGCGTCCCAGGTCTCCCGCGCCGTGCGGTACGGCAGGAAGAAGTTCGCGAGCGGGACGAACCAGCCGCCGATGGCCCAGCCCGCGGACTGGCTGAAGCCGTCGGGGCGGAACACCTGGCCGTTGCAGCGGACCCGGTGGAACCACATGAGGAAGACCACGAGCGTGGCCAGGTGGACCCCTCGCAGCGCGAAACCGGTCAGGGTGGTGAGGGAGTCGACGAGGTCGAGGCCGTCTGCCTGGATGGCGGTGGCGGCAGTGAAGAGGCTCGTGCTCCAGCGGTGGTCCGCGATGAGCGTGGGGCAGAGTGGGGAGCATGACGACGTACGAGACGATGGCGTTCCACCTTGAGACCGAGCGGCTGATACTGCGGCCGTGGGCGGAGTCGGATGCCGCCGAGTTCTGTGCCCTCCTCTCCGAACGCGGCAAGGGGACCCCCACGGTCGAGCACATCCGGACGTCCATCGCGGAGCTGCTCACCGCGACGGCGGAGACGGGGATCGCCCTGTTGCCCATCCAGCGCCGTGACGAAGGGGACTTCATCGGCTACTGCGGGCTGATCATCGGCCGCTCCACCCTGGAGGAGCCGGAAATCGCGTACGAGCTGTTCCGGCACGCGCACGGGCGCGGCTACGCCACCGAAGCGGCCGGGGCGGTGGTCGATGCCGCTGGCGCGACCGGGCGGAAACGTCTCTGGTCGACCGTCGGCACGTGGAACACACCGTCGCTCCGCGTCCTGGAGAAGCTCGGCTTCGATCGGGACCGCGTTGCCACGGACGACCGCGGTGAGCACGTATGGCTCACACGCTCGTTGCCGTGACGTCGACGTCGACGTCGACGTCACGGCAACGACCGGGACGGGCCGGAAGGGTCCGTATCGTAGGCGCGAAGGCCGGTGATTCAGAGTCGGGGGCAGGGTGCAGGTCGGGGATCACACCAGGTGGGGCCGGGGTTTCCCGGTGAAGTACCTCCTGGTCCAAGAGGACGAGAACGGCGTGGAGCAGCTCTGGGGGAGGTGCGCGGGCGTCGAAGGGCTGTTCGTCGAACCGGTCCCGCTGCCGCGGGAGGTCGTCACCCTTCGCGGATGCAGCCCCGACGGCGCGCTGAAGGACGTTCTCGCCGAGCCCGATGCCTCGTTCCGGGGGCTCGGTGAGGTGTGCGTCGAGGTCTGGGACGAAGAGCGGCCCGTGCAGTGGTGGACCCTCGTCGACGCGGTGGTGGTGGCCCATCAACCGCACCCGGCGGACCCGGCGCGGTACGACATCGTGGTCGGCGCCGGAGTCATGGCCGACGTGGGGGCGCCGGTACGGTCGGCGGAACCGCGCTTCGAAATCTTCGGGGGAAGGCCGACCGGGAGCATGGGTCGGTGCACCGATGTCGGGGGACTGTTCGGGCCGCGGGCGGAGCCGGCTCCCGTCCCCCTGGAGCTGATCGGATGCGAGGCCGTGGAGCCGCTGCTGACGGGGACTCAGCAACCGCGCCGCTGGACGGGGAACGGGGCCGACCTCCTGGTGCTGGACCGCCACGGTGCGGTGATGGCCTCCTGCGCGGTGGGTCTGGACGTCGACGGAGCGCGCCCGTCCGTGCTCGGCGGCGGTCTCGAGGACATCACCCTCGCCGACGGCGGGGAGGACCGGCCGTCGCCGGCGGTCCGCCCGGTCTGGGAGCAGTGGTACCAGGGCCCGCCGGCCGAGCCCAACGGGTGGGCTCCGTACGACTCACAGGGCAGGGAAGCGTGGTTGGAACTCAGCACCCGTGCCTGGCGGGTGCCCGTGCCCCGGCCGGACCGGTCCGGCGGTGAGCACCACCTCGACGGCCGGTTCGTCACGGACGTGCCCGGCGTGCACTGCGCGATCGCCGAGGCGCTGCTCGGGCCCGGGCGCTATTTCGGCAGGGAGTGGAACGCCTTCAAGGACTGCCTGGGCGGCGGATTCGGAGTGGTCCCGCCCTTCACCTTGATCTGGCACGACTCCGAGATCGCGCGCCGCGCACTCGCGGACGTCGTGGAGGACCTGGAGGGTCGGATCCCCTTCTTCGAGGAGACGGTGCGGCTCCTCGAACGACGGGGAGTCACCGTCGTGCTCCGGTGAGCCGCGGGGATCGGGAGCGGGGCGCGCCCACCGATCGTGCAGGGACAGCCGTCTTGAGGATTCGACTCGCGATCTGTGGAAGCGTGGCCGCGCTCACCGTGTGCGCGGGCACGGTGGCGGTGGCACCCGCACCGGACGGGGCAAGCGAGGCCGGCACCGTCCCGGCCGGCAGCACGAGTCCGTCGGCCCCCTTGCGTCCCCGGGAACTGAAGTTCGCCATGGACGGGGTCCACCGCGCGGGGACACCGGGGGTGTTCGCCGAAGTCCGCGACGCCGGCCGGACATGGCGCGGCGCTTCGGGAGTCGCCGACGTCGCGACCGGCCGTCCCGTCACACCCGACGGCGGCGCCAGTGCGGGTGCCGGTGCCGGGCGTGCCTCGCGGACACAGGCCCTCGTCCCGTAGGAGTCCGTACGGGTTCGGGGAATCAGGCCGGTGACGCCAGGAGTTCCTCCGCCGCGAGCACGGCGTCGTGCGCGGTGGGCCGGCCCATCAGGACGCACAGGGTGTACGCCGCGTCGTCCATGGCGCGCAGGGCGCCGGGGTCCGCGGGCGTGGCCGCCAGACGGGCCTGGCAGCCGCGAAGGCGCGAGAGGACCTCTTCGGCGCGGGTGCGGCTCGGCAGGACTCCGGTCCGCGCTTCGGCCGCGCGGCTCGGGGTCCGTGCCGCCGTGACGGCGTGGCGCAGGGCCCGTTCCAGGAGCGCCGGCAGCGGCGTACCGCCGGGGCCCGCGGCCATTGCCGCCGCGACGTCCAGCACGTTCACGTCGGCGAGGTCGGCCGCTGCCGCCAGGATCTTCTCCGCGTCGCGGACGGAGCACGGTGTCGTGGCCATCAGCATGCCCACGGCCGATGCCGCCGTCGGCCGTGCGAGCAGCGGTCTGCCCGGAGAGCCCTGGAGATCGGCTGGGTGAGACATGGGGGGATCCCTTCGATCCGAGGCCGCGAGGAGCGAGCGGGCACGTACGGCACGTACGGCACGTACGGCACGTAGCGCGGGTGGGGCGCAGCGCGGGTGGGGCGCGTACGGCACGTAGGGAAGCTATGCCCCGGTTCGGCCGCCCGGCACACGGCACGCTCCATCTGGGGGAACCCCCGACCGCCCGGTCCGGGTTCCGGGGTGCTCCCTGCCCGATCAGGTGGGGGAGGGTTCGAGACCGAGGGCGCGGGCGCGTTCGGCGCGGCCTTCGATGAGGTGGCGGAAGCCGGCCAGGGCGTAGCGCTCGCCGGTGGAGGAGCCGGGTCCGGGGATGCCGGCGACGGTGGCCATGAACTGCTGGGGCTGGGCCTGCCAGCCGACGGCCAGGACGCGCAGGCCGAGGCATTCGGCCCGGCGGTGCAGGTCGAGGAGGAGGAGCAGGCCCGCCGTGTCCATGTACGGCACGTGGTGCAGGTCGACCATCAGGACCGCGGTGTCGGCGGTGATGTCCCGCAGGGCCTGGTGCAGCGCCGGTGCGGCGGAGGCGTCCA harbors:
- a CDS encoding HAD domain-containing protein — translated: MTGSARLPLLFLDVDGPLIPFGGPPKRYPTYAVDGEPLGAGVNPLLTRMDPGHGPRLAALPCEVVWATTWMDDANERVAPRLGLPQLPVMVWPEPSALDDQDEASGLHWKTRALVDRAAGRAFAWVDDEITDTDRTWVAALLHRVDPRRGLTEGDFAALDSWLRRQV
- a CDS encoding helix-turn-helix domain-containing protein codes for the protein MVSEERKRVLDPEQDAAALKALTHPLRIRLLGMLRQDGPATASELAVRTAESSASTSYHLRVLAKYAFVAEAGNRDGRERRWQAVHSLTSWSNKAMEGSPDSLAWVSLSRRAQVEHLERSLARHEADIADGRLAREWVEPSGMSDLMPRLTPESLTELWEALDRKLAELTARDAADPRATQVMLLTAGLPLAPHDPGAEPQPAAAAGSGPAAGPATGPAGTDLTGTDLAGTDLTGTEAEDAS
- a CDS encoding DUF3626 domain-containing protein — protein: MNSRALPAPHEQALRHVAERSSGGPLDPRLRVTLNFHPDRLAGGRPILEALAEDGTYHSQFVTGTSNGGLTAHPGGDRWRWESRIFGAAYDGEPAAARPVYGALNFRRKVVGGAPRFGSAHFRLAAETLERTTFCYPDSFLEPSAFGVAARMALIGLAESDGQDALDDYVEAHVHGPVRLDRDVEALVLDPCYRGTAVEASARRLRCPVEWHPGFSLAVAELRRHPGYRGQEYVDLGVAIARDGRLDPRVVGDAVRSGRHDEQALKRVWHCVGRFGAPPGPGCGSSGSVAIVRS
- a CDS encoding carbohydrate binding domain-containing protein; this translates as MACGLGATLLGAAAVLTSPGAAFGANLLGNGDFETGSTAGWSCSGGLGSVVGSPVHGGSKALAGAASASDNAKCTQTVAVQPNTTYTLSAWVRGSYVYLGVTGGASTWTPSAAAYTKLTVSFTTGASQTSAEVYLNGWYGQGTYHADDITLDGPGGTVDTQAPTTPGSLASTGKTSTTASLAWTASTDNVGVTGYDVFQGGNKVATSTTTSVTVSGLTPNTAYGFTVRARDLAGNSSPASNPVNVTTDNGTTPPTGFKQAAPYLYLGWGNPPSATSVMNATGAKWFTMAFILSSGGCNPSWDGQRPLTGGVDQSTIASIRAAGGDIVPSIGGWQGNKLGPNCSSAEALAGAYQQVISAYGLKAIDVDIENTDEFENAVVQDRILGALKIVKQNNPGLKTILTFGTSTTGPTSWGNRLIEQSKALNTGIDVFTIMPFDFGNASTDMYASTVSATEGLKAKLKSTYGWDDATAYAHIGISGMNGISDTQETTTVQNWTDIRNWANSHHIARLAFWSVNRDRGCPGGGLQETCSGIAQSDWQFTSITTGFTG
- a CDS encoding aminoglycoside phosphotransferase family protein, producing METETASHTRPVIDAALVRRLVDAQFPQWAGLPLRLLDPAGADHVIHRLGEELSVRLPRGSGVIGHAEKESEWLPRLAPHLPLAIPVPVAVGRPGLGYPWPWSVSRWLDGEVATVEALADSSEAAVELARFLTALQRFTPVAVPAGGVRDDLTAEPLADRDRATRAAIARVGDAFDAAAMTGLWDAALGAPGWDRAPVWFHGDLHTGNLLTVDGRLSAVIDFGGLGIGNPARDLTIAFTLMSARSRAAFRTALGVDGATWTRGRGWALATGLNAYVHAAATDPRVAAQTTRQITEALIG
- a CDS encoding MFS transporter → MTGPLLDISSARRRYVTVCVLFWLPLGLTIAPLILLFTERGMAMTAIAGFFAAHSLTAAALELPTGGLSDVLGRRSVLAAAGVLNLTALTLVGLGTTAWTLGAGMALMGAGRALSSGPAEAWYVDTVHAHSGPDTELRTGLARGSSATSAALAAGTLLGGVLPWLLGLGPELGDRLSEASSGLVLPLSTPPLLGAAVEIAFVLYVLTALREPPRPAATLRGVLRGIPTTVLEGLRLGGRDALVRRILLSAGAAGSALAAIELLTPGRAAALTGGSGSGAVLFAALACAGFVCSAVGSHLAPLTARLAGSGERAVLVSLGTSATGLLLLGATAAASGAASMVLAVTGYGMVYLGLGSAGPSENDILHRRVPSAGRATALSVQSLTLQLTAALTGLVIGSLPAGPLPWLLGGAVLLAGALLWIRRGGPVPPALPTLPQPRPHSLRSRPAEALQSPENPQK
- a CDS encoding glyoxalase/bleomycin resistance/dioxygenase family protein yields the protein MSEPSSIRATLLVLYSPQLEACRDFYSDLGLRFATEQHGQGPRHYAAVFADGTVFEIYPARPGRETSVLRLGLTIPGTSAKPPLAPGHHLLTDPDGRTIAIQST